A single Phreatobacter oligotrophus DNA region contains:
- a CDS encoding DUF2628 domain-containing protein, which translates to MARQTSYTVHLPPTGSDEGAQFVPDSFAPIAFVAPWAWFPFHRLWLVTIAYLVAMVAVVVALSFSGLPSLMQTLITSALSLLIGLEATNLKRWTLRRRGWREVAVVVAASREEAERRYFAERDTPVAPSSLALAATRPATSAAAPSAPLPIIGLFPDADPSARGAR; encoded by the coding sequence ATGGCGCGCCAGACCAGCTACACCGTTCACCTCCCGCCGACGGGCAGCGATGAGGGCGCCCAGTTCGTTCCGGACAGCTTCGCGCCCATCGCCTTCGTCGCACCCTGGGCATGGTTCCCTTTCCACCGCCTGTGGCTGGTGACCATCGCCTATCTCGTCGCCATGGTCGCTGTTGTCGTAGCGCTGTCATTCAGTGGCCTGCCGTCGCTGATGCAGACGCTGATCACCTCGGCGCTGAGCCTGCTCATCGGGCTCGAGGCCACCAACCTGAAGCGCTGGACGCTCCGCCGCCGGGGCTGGCGCGAGGTAGCCGTCGTTGTCGCTGCCTCCCGCGAGGAGGCCGAGCGCCGCTATTTCGCCGAGCGCGACACGCCTGTCGCCCCCTCGTCGCTGGCACTGGCCGCAACGCGCCCGGCAACGTCGGCTGCCGCCCCTTCCGCGCCGCTGCCGATCATCGGCCTCTTCCCCGATGCGGACCCCTCCGCAAGGGGCGCGCGGTGA
- the hisH gene encoding imidazole glycerol phosphate synthase subunit HisH codes for MSVAIVDYGSGNLHSAQKAFERMARERGLNAPVLVTADPDVVRKADRIVLPGVGAFADCKRGLVGVPGMVEAMTEAVRGRGRPFLGICVGMQLMAGRGLEKETSAGLGWVPGDIDLIRPADPALKIPHMGWNTLDVTRDHPVLAGIPTGPKGLHAYFVHSYHLTATAADVVLAEAAYGTRVTAMIARDTMVGTQFHPEKSQTIGLSLIGNFLEWRP; via the coding sequence GTGAGCGTCGCCATCGTCGATTACGGCTCGGGCAACCTGCATTCCGCGCAGAAGGCCTTCGAGCGGATGGCGCGCGAGCGCGGCCTGAACGCGCCCGTCCTCGTCACTGCCGATCCCGATGTGGTGCGCAAGGCCGACCGCATCGTCCTGCCCGGCGTCGGCGCATTCGCCGACTGCAAGCGCGGCCTCGTCGGCGTTCCCGGCATGGTCGAGGCCATGACCGAGGCGGTGCGCGGCCGTGGCCGGCCCTTCCTCGGCATCTGCGTCGGCATGCAACTCATGGCAGGGCGCGGGCTCGAGAAGGAGACCTCCGCCGGCCTCGGCTGGGTGCCCGGCGACATCGACCTGATCCGCCCGGCCGATCCGGCGCTGAAGATCCCGCATATGGGCTGGAACACGCTGGACGTGACGCGCGACCACCCCGTGCTGGCCGGCATTCCGACCGGGCCGAAGGGCCTGCACGCCTATTTCGTCCATTCCTACCACCTGACCGCGACCGCCGCCGACGTGGTGCTGGCGGAGGCCGCTTACGGCACGCGCGTCACCGCGATGATCGCCCGCGACACGATGGTCGGCACGCAGTTCCATCCCGAGAAGAGCCAGACCATCGGCCTGTCTCTCATCGGCAATTTCCTGGAGTGGCGCCCGTGA
- the hisB gene encoding imidazoleglycerol-phosphate dehydratase HisB, whose protein sequence is MRKGQITRTTRETDITVAVDIDGKGRADVATGVGFFDHMLDQIARHGMIDLTVKAKGDLHIDDHHTVEDVGIALGQAVRQALGDLKGITRYADVHLPMDGTLTRVCIDVSGRPFLVFRTTFDRHKIGTFDTELVREFFQAFAMNAGITLHVETLYGDNAHHVAESCFKGLARALRAAFAIDPRRADEIPSTKGVL, encoded by the coding sequence ATGCGCAAGGGCCAGATCACCCGCACCACCAGGGAAACCGACATCACGGTCGCCGTCGACATCGACGGCAAGGGCCGCGCCGATGTCGCGACCGGGGTCGGCTTCTTCGACCACATGCTCGACCAGATCGCCCGTCACGGCATGATCGACCTGACGGTGAAGGCCAAGGGCGACCTGCATATCGACGACCATCACACGGTGGAGGATGTCGGCATCGCGCTGGGCCAGGCGGTGCGCCAGGCGCTCGGCGACCTGAAGGGCATCACCCGTTATGCCGACGTGCACCTGCCGATGGACGGCACGCTGACCCGCGTCTGCATCGACGTGTCGGGCCGGCCCTTCCTGGTCTTCCGCACGACATTCGACCGGCACAAGATCGGCACCTTCGACACCGAGCTGGTGCGCGAGTTCTTCCAGGCATTTGCCATGAATGCCGGCATCACCCTGCATGTCGAGACGCTCTACGGCGACAACGCCCACCACGTCGCCGAGAGCTGCTTCAAGGGGCTTGCGCGGGCGCTGCGAGCGGCCTTTGCCATCGACCCGCGCCGCGCCGACGAGATCCCCTCGACCAAGGGGGTGCTCTGA
- a CDS encoding GNAT family N-acetyltransferase, whose translation MPDYAFRPLTPADLPLVRHWILQPHVARWWGDTDEEMAAIATIFDDPHVEAFVMLLDGAPVGYFQAYDPNAEDGHPFAGEPVGTLGLDLSIGDPGLVGRGHGSAFIRAFAVSAFARGVPRLVTDPHPDNPASIRAFEKAGFVRREVRDVPQFGRFLFMTCDAAPAKLAPWP comes from the coding sequence ATGCCGGATTACGCCTTTCGCCCGCTGACACCCGCCGACCTGCCGCTGGTGCGCCACTGGATCCTCCAGCCCCATGTCGCCCGCTGGTGGGGCGACACGGACGAAGAAATGGCGGCGATCGCCACCATTTTCGACGACCCGCATGTCGAGGCCTTCGTCATGCTCCTCGACGGTGCGCCTGTCGGCTATTTCCAGGCCTATGACCCGAATGCCGAGGACGGTCATCCCTTCGCGGGCGAACCCGTCGGCACGCTCGGCCTCGACCTGTCCATCGGCGATCCGGGGCTGGTCGGCCGCGGTCACGGCTCCGCCTTCATCCGCGCCTTTGCGGTCTCTGCCTTCGCCCGCGGCGTGCCACGGCTCGTCACCGATCCGCATCCCGACAATCCCGCCTCGATCCGCGCCTTCGAGAAGGCCGGCTTCGTGCGCCGCGAGGTCCGCGACGTGCCCCAATTCGGCCGCTTCCTCTTCATGACTTGCGACGCTGCCCCGGCTAAACTCGCACCATGGCCATGA
- the hslV gene encoding ATP-dependent protease subunit HslV, with amino-acid sequence MSPQNDAFPGWHATTICSVRKNGKVVIGGDGQVSLGQTVIKANARKVRRLGRGDVIAGFAGATADAFTLFERLEAKLEQFPGQLTRAAVELAKDWRTDRYLRRLEAMMIVADKDVSLILTGTGDVLEPEKGIAAIGSGGNYALAAAKALADTDQDAEAIVRKAMGIAAEICVYTNGNLVIESIG; translated from the coding sequence ATGTCCCCTCAGAACGACGCCTTTCCCGGCTGGCACGCCACCACGATCTGCTCCGTCCGCAAGAACGGCAAGGTGGTGATCGGCGGCGACGGGCAGGTCAGCCTCGGCCAGACCGTCATCAAGGCCAATGCCCGCAAGGTCCGCCGCCTCGGCCGCGGCGATGTCATCGCCGGTTTTGCGGGCGCCACCGCCGACGCCTTCACGCTGTTCGAGCGGCTGGAGGCGAAGCTCGAGCAGTTTCCCGGCCAGCTGACCCGCGCTGCGGTGGAGCTCGCCAAGGACTGGCGCACCGACCGCTACCTGCGCCGACTCGAGGCCATGATGATCGTCGCCGACAAGGACGTCTCGCTCATCCTCACCGGCACGGGCGACGTGCTGGAGCCGGAGAAGGGCATCGCCGCCATCGGCTCGGGCGGCAACTACGCCCTGGCCGCGGCCAAGGCACTCGCCGATACCGACCAGGACGCGGAGGCCATCGTCCGCAAGGCCATGGGCATCGCCGCGGAAATCTGCGTCTACACCAACGGCAATCTGGTCATCGAAAGCATCGGCTGA